From a region of the Arachis ipaensis cultivar K30076 chromosome B09, Araip1.1, whole genome shotgun sequence genome:
- the LOC107616567 gene encoding G-box-binding factor 2-like, which yields MVEVTRTPLSAYDATLCNTLFTWRVYTHPAIPIGPHPHGQGVPSSPSTGTPLSMETPPKSANSDQGLMKKLKGFGGLAMSIGNGHTDSTKLRTENKLSQRFVSLFSFYINFCRFFFFFFEFLRCGVMEGKSDTL from the exons AT GGTTGAAGTAACTAGAACACC TCTTTCAGCCTATGATGCCACCTTATGCAACACTTTATTCACCTGGAGGGTTTATACTCATCCTGCTATTCCTATT GGGCCACATCCACACGGACAAGGAGTTCCATCTTCACCTTCT ACTGGGACACCTCTAAGTATGGAAACGCCACCAAAATCTGCAAATTCTGATCAGGGTTTGATGAAGAAACTGAAAGGGTTTGGGGGGCTTGCAATGTCAATTGGGAATGGCCATACTGATAGTACAAAGCTTAGAACTGAAAACAAGCTGTCACAGAGGTTTGTTAGTCtattttctttctatataaatttctgcagattctttttttttttttttgaattcttaCGTTGTGGGGTCATGGAGGGAAAATCAGATACTCTttag